A stretch of the Porifericola rhodea genome encodes the following:
- a CDS encoding carbon-nitrogen hydrolase family protein: MNNKEIVEHHRLKLRQLRLSDYDDIQEIMKIVYAQAGGAWTKKEFKNQLKAFPEGQICIEVDEKVVAGALSIIVDYRKFGDNHTYDEITGYGKFDTHDYKGDTLYGTDVFVHPEYRDMRLGRRLYDARKELCENLNLRAIIAGGRIPGYKKYRDEMSPKKYIEEVKNKEIYDPVLSFQLANDFHVRKVITKYSDEDVASHYYATLLEWLNVYYDESEKLIGGTKSIVRVGAVQWQMRRVVSLEDLLHQMEFFVDTVSSYNADFVMFPEFFNAPLMAMFKDVPAADAVRMLADYTESIKDKMQELAISYNINIIAGSMPVYEEHKLYNVSYLLHRDGNVDAQYKLHITPDEQSYWGLQGGENVRVFNTDAGRIGILICYDVEFPELSRILADQEMDILFVPYWTDTKNAYLRVRRCAQARAIENECYVVVSGSVGNLPRVENMDIQYSQSAVFSPSDFSFPHDAIVAEATPNTETTLVSDLDLELLKKLRTQGSVRNLQQRRKDIYDVVVKKKRKKKEDQDVESFDETEEINA; encoded by the coding sequence ATGAACAATAAAGAGATTGTAGAGCACCATCGTCTTAAGCTAAGACAGCTTCGCTTAAGCGATTACGATGATATTCAGGAAATCATGAAAATTGTCTATGCTCAGGCAGGAGGGGCATGGACTAAAAAAGAGTTTAAAAACCAGTTAAAAGCTTTTCCTGAAGGACAGATATGCATAGAGGTAGACGAAAAGGTTGTAGCAGGTGCGCTTAGTATTATAGTTGATTATCGGAAGTTTGGCGACAACCATACCTACGATGAAATTACAGGTTATGGTAAATTTGATACGCACGATTACAAAGGCGATACGCTTTACGGTACAGATGTTTTTGTACACCCTGAATACCGGGATATGCGATTGGGAAGAAGACTGTATGATGCCCGAAAAGAACTTTGTGAGAACTTAAATCTAAGAGCAATTATTGCCGGTGGTCGTATCCCTGGCTACAAAAAATATAGGGACGAAATGAGCCCTAAAAAGTATATTGAGGAAGTCAAAAATAAAGAAATTTATGACCCTGTCCTTAGTTTTCAGCTAGCCAACGATTTTCACGTTCGCAAAGTAATTACTAAATATTCTGATGAAGATGTGGCCTCGCATTACTACGCTACCCTTTTAGAGTGGCTCAATGTGTATTACGATGAGTCAGAAAAACTGATTGGTGGTACCAAATCTATCGTAAGGGTAGGGGCAGTACAGTGGCAAATGAGGAGAGTAGTTTCTCTGGAAGACCTGTTGCACCAAATGGAGTTTTTTGTAGATACGGTTTCCAGTTATAATGCAGATTTTGTAATGTTCCCGGAGTTCTTTAATGCTCCGCTCATGGCTATGTTCAAAGATGTTCCTGCTGCTGATGCAGTGCGTATGCTTGCAGATTATACAGAAAGTATTAAAGACAAAATGCAGGAACTGGCTATTTCTTACAATATTAATATCATAGCGGGATCTATGCCTGTATATGAGGAACACAAACTGTACAATGTAAGCTATCTGCTGCACCGCGATGGTAATGTAGATGCTCAGTATAAGCTTCATATTACCCCTGACGAGCAAAGCTACTGGGGACTACAGGGTGGAGAAAATGTACGCGTATTCAACACAGATGCAGGTCGTATTGGTATTCTTATCTGCTATGATGTGGAGTTTCCTGAACTCAGCAGGATTTTAGCAGATCAGGAAATGGATATCCTTTTTGTTCCTTACTGGACTGATACCAAAAATGCTTACCTGAGAGTAAGAAGATGCGCGCAGGCAAGAGCAATTGAAAATGAATGCTATGTAGTTGTTTCTGGTAGTGTGGGTAATCTCCCTCGTGTAGAGAATATGGACATTCAATACTCACAATCGGCAGTATTCTCACCTTCTGATTTTTCGTTTCCGCACGATGCAATAGTTGCAGAAGCTACACCAAATACAGAAACTACTCTAGTAAGTGATTTGGATTTAGAGTTACTCAAGAAATTACGAACACAGGGCAGTGTACGTAACTTGCAGCAGCGTCGTAAAGATATTTACGATGTAGTAGTCAAAAAGAAGCGTAAGAAAAAAGAAGATCAGGATGTGGAGTCTTTTGATGAGACTGAAGAAATAAATGCTTAA
- a CDS encoding OsmC family protein — translation MALRKANAEWNGGLKSGKGNVALGSGAFEGAYSFQSRFEEGNGTNPEELVAAAHAGCFSMALSAALEGAGYSPKSVKTEAQVSLVKEGEGFAINKIKLITQAKIADISKEDFQKQAQGAKENCPISKVLTGTNIELEAKLL, via the coding sequence ATGGCACTAAGAAAAGCAAATGCAGAATGGAACGGAGGACTTAAAAGCGGCAAAGGAAACGTGGCCTTAGGCAGCGGAGCCTTTGAAGGCGCTTACAGTTTCCAGTCTCGTTTTGAAGAGGGTAATGGCACTAACCCGGAAGAACTTGTTGCTGCTGCTCATGCGGGCTGCTTTAGCATGGCTTTGTCTGCAGCACTTGAAGGTGCAGGCTATTCACCTAAAAGTGTGAAGACTGAGGCTCAGGTCAGTTTAGTAAAAGAAGGAGAAGGGTTTGCAATTAATAAGATTAAACTAATTACTCAGGCTAAGATAGCAGATATTAGCAAAGAAGACTTTCAGAAGCAGGCACAAGGCGCTAAAGAAAACTGCCCTATCTCGAAAGTACTTACTGGTACCAATATAGAACTGGAAGCCAAACTGCTCTAG